Sequence from the Chthoniobacterales bacterium genome:
CTTCGGAATATCCAAACCGCACACGTCCGGCGATCTCGCCAAGCCGGTGCCGCACCTCCTCATCCGCACGGATCGTCCGCCGAAGAATCCGCCTCCAAAAGCGCATCTCGGCCACCAGCCGGATCAATTGAATCGCCGCCCCCGCCAGCCAGCAGGCCAGCAGAACGAGCGCCGGATCGATCCCCCGTGTTGCTGGCGCCGATGGGCCCTCCACCAGAGCCCAGCCCCCCGGATCGAGTCGTCCCGACACTTCTCCGTCCGCCCCACCACGCGCAGGCGGAACCGGCGCAGCAGCCTCCCACGCCGGCAGGCTCCATCCCGGCGCCAGGCTTGCGACGACCGGGGTCAGCAGCATCGCCCCAGCAATGGCCATCCACACCTGATACCTCACGGCTGCCGAAGCTCGACGCAGCACCGCCGCCGCCAGCGCTCCCATCCCGGCAATCACGCCGACCTTGCAAGTTTCCTCGATGAGAACGGCGGCCAGGGGACTCATCGCAAATCGCGGATTACCGCCCCTCCCGCTTCGCCTGCCGGATCAGTTTTTCGAGGCGCCCCAGCTCCTCCCGGGAAATCTTCGTTTCCTCCTCGTTCAAAAGCGCCGCCACCAGCTGCTCGCGAGACCCATTGAAAAACGTGGCCAGCATTTGCCTGAGCACCGACGCACGCGCCTGGTCCGCCGCCATCACCGGCCGATACACGTAGGCCGCTCCCTCCGCCGTGTGCGTCAAAAGTCCCTTTTCCTCCATCACCCGCAGCAGCGCCCGCACCGCCGAATAACTGGGCGCCTGCGGCAGCCGCCCCTGAATATCCGCGGCCGTGGCGCCATCCGCGCACGAGAGCAGAATCTCCATCACCTGCCGTTCCCGCCGACTCAGTTTTTGATGCCACTTCATTCTCGAGATGCTGGTTTTCCAGCACAATGCTGGAAAACCAGCATCTCCGTCAAGCCATCTCGCGAATTTCGCGGGAGCAGCCCGGCTCCCTCACCCAGCGAGTGCGGTGTCCGGTTTCCGCCATCCCGTGGTTGAGCCAAGCGGATCGCCGCCGATCACCCGCCGGCTGCACTTCTCCCCCGCTTCGGGTCGCCAGAAATACGGAGACACGTTCCGCGATTGCCGGAGTCGGCGCGAATCCCTAGCTTTGTCCGGTGCCCAGGGACATTGTTTACTTCGACCTCGAAACTCAGCGCACCGCGAATGACGTGGGTGGCTGGGGGAACAAGGACCGCATGGGCATGTCCGTCGGCGTGACCTACAGCACCGCGCTCGGCGAATACCGCATCTATGGCGAAAGTCAGGTCGACGACCTCATCAACCAGCTCCGCCGCGCGGATCTCGTGATCGGCTACAACGTCATCAACTTCGACTTTCACGTCCTCATGGGCTACACGCCACTGGATCTGCCGGAGTATCTGCCCACGCTCGACCTCATGGTCGACGTCGAGACCGCGATCGGCCACCGGCTTCCCCTCGAGGCGCTCGCGCAGGGCACGTTCGGCGTCGGCAAGACGGCGGAGGGCCTTGACGCCATCCGCTGGTGGCGCGAGGGGAAGGTGATGGAGGTCGCGGAGTATTGCTGTTTCGATGTGAAGGTGACGAAGATGGTGCACGAGCACGGTGTCGCGACCGGCGAGCTGTATTACGTGGACCGTTTCGCCCGCAAGCAACGCGTCGAAGTGCCGTGGGGAAAATCCGCCGCCGCCCCGTCAGCCGCCCTCGCCGCATGATCCAGCCCATCAAATCCGCCAAAACATCCTGGACCGTCTTCTGGGTCGATCTCGATGAGCCGCTTCCCTCGGGCGAAGACTTCATCCTGCCCACGCTCATGATCGTCACTGACGAGCGCGGCGTGCCCGTCGCCGCGCCCGAGGTGCTCGAGGAGCTCGACCAGGTGCGCGTGGAGAACCTGCTCGCGTCGCTCATCGAAAAAATCGGCGCTCCGGATCGCGTGCTCATCGGCGAAAGCGAGGACTGGGACCACGAAGCCTGGCAGGACTTCGCCGACGATTACCGGCTGCCCATCCAGTTCACGCGCTTCAATCGCCGCGACGGGAAAGACATCCAGATTCTCACAAAGAAATTCAGCGAGACGCATGGCGGGCCGGATTCCGCCTCGGCCGGCGACGTCGCCGCGGGCCTGCTGAATACCGCCCTGCGCGTGCGCTCCGAGACCAAGAAGATCGCCCTGCTCAAGAAGGCGATCGACAACGATGCCGGCCTTTCCCGCGCTCGCATCGAGCTGGCGGACGCCGAGTTCCGCGCCGGCGACTGGACGTCCTCGCTGCGCGCCTACGACGAGGTGATCGACCGCGAATACCCGCGATGGAGCGGCCGCAATCCCCAGTGGTGGGCCGATCTCGAGACGCGCCCCTACCTGCGCGCGATCTACGGCCGCGCAATGACTCTCTGGCACCAGCAGCGCTATCCCGGCGCTGCCGAGACGCTCGCCGATCTGCTGGAAATCAATCCCCGCGACCACCAGGGCGCCCGGTTCCTCGTGCCGATGGTGCACATGCTCGCCGACGAGTTCGAGGCGGCGCAGGACGCCTTCGACGCCTACGAAAAGGCCTACCCGGGCGACTACCTCGAGCCGTCGTTTCAATTCGGCTGGGCGCTTCTTCACGCTTTCTTCGGCCGCGATGCCGAGAGCCTCGCGCGCTACCGCTCCGCGATCCTGAAGAACATCTACATCGCGCCGCTGCTGCTCGAGACACCCGCCCCGCCGGATCAATCCATCTGGCAGCCCAGCGACCGCGCCGAGATCACCTACGCCCGCGAGTTCATCGAATCCTACGCCGTGCTGTGGGACCGCGTGCCCTCCGGCTTCCGCCTGCTCCGCGAGGCGCTCGAGGATTCCCGCCCGCGCATTGAAGAGATCGTCGCCCTGCGCCTGCGAATGTTCGACTTTCAGGATCAGCGTTTCGAGCCGGACTACAAACGCCTCTGGGGCGAACTCGTCGCGCAGGACGAGGCGCTCACCGGTTAGAGCGGCAGCGACGGCGCGTCTTCGGGCATGGCCCCCATGTCCGGCTCGGGCAACGCAGGCTCGACCATCGCCGGCAGCGCCAGTTCCGAGGGGGGCGGGGCGACCAGTTCCGGTGACGGCCATTGCCAGGCCGGCTGGCCCGGGGGCGCGGGCTGCGTATCCTCGTTCGCGACGTAGCCGGTCTCGCCCGTCGGCAGCATCACGAAACTGTAGCCGAATTCCCGCCGCAGCCGGAGGAGGCGCGAATTCCTGGCGAGCCGCTGGTCCGGCGGCCCCGCCTGCTGCGGCCCGAGCTTGTAGAATGCGGTCTTGCGCGTGACGACGTATTCCGGCGCCGCGTCGGCGGAAGCGGTCGGCCCGGCGCAACCGGCCAGGATCACCGCCGCGAGCAGCAGACAGAGTGGTTTAAGGATTCGCAAGGTCGTGCGCATACCATTTTTCCAGTTCGGCCGCCAGTTTTCGGGCGTCGAACCGACTTTTCATGAGCGCAAGTGCAGTGCCAACCAGCCGCTGGCGAAGCGCAGAATCGTCGATAATCCGCCGCAAAGCCGCGCGAAAGGCCGCCGCATCCTCCGACGGCGCGAGCAGGGCATGCATTTCCGGCGTCGCGATTTCCCGCACGCCGTCCACCGCCGAGGCCAGCACCGGCACGCCGGACGCCATCGCCTCGAGCACCGTCATGGGCAGCCCTTCGAACCGCGAGGGCAGCACCAGTGCGTCGAGGGTGTGGTAAATGGCGGCGCGATCCGCCACCGTGCCAAGGAAGCGCACGCCATCGCCCGCCCGCTCGCGCAACATCGCCTCCTCCGGTCCCGATCCAAACAGCGCGACCAGCGTGCCCGGCCGCTCCGCGAGCACCGGCGCGGCCGCCTCGAGAAGCAGGCCGAAATTTTTCTGGGGCGTCAATCGGCCGACGCCACCGATCACAAAAGCCTCCGCCGGCAGCGCCAGCTTCGCCCGGGCCGCGGCGCGTTCAGCCGGCGTGCCGGGGCGGAACTCGGCGAGATCCACGCTGTTCGGCAGATACGTCACGCGCTCGGGCGGCAGCGCCTCGACGTTCAACGCGAACTCCTCGACCGAGCGCGAGACGGCGAGGACGCGGGTCGAGAGCTGGTTCGTGAGGGTGTCCACAAGCACCGCGGCCGGCGAATCGGCGCGAAAGGCGTCGTTGCACTGGTCGTGATGGTAGATGCATCGTGCGCCGAAGAGCGCCGCGAGCGGCTTGGCGATCCAGTTCGCCGCGAAGAGGTGGCAATGCACGATGTCGAATTTTCCGCGGCGCAGGAGGCGCGGAAAATTCAACACGTAGGCCGGCGGCCAGCGGCGGGCAGCCAGCGAATGCACGGGCACGTCGATGGCGCGGAAGGCAGCGGCGAACATTCCCTCGCCATGCATGGCCGCGACCTCGTGATGAAAGCGCGTGCGGTCGGCATTCCGCACCAGATTCAGCAGCGCCGTCTGGGCGCCCCCGAGATCGAGGCTGTCGATGACATGAAGAATGCGAACCAAGGGAATTCCGGATTTTGAATTATGGATTTTGGATTTAACTGCCGATTTCGGAAGCTCGAATGGTGAATACTTTCCCGCCACTCCGCTGGGGCCTGCTCGCCACGGGCGGGATCGCCCGAAAATTCGCGCAGGCATTGCAGGAGACCGAGCTCGGCGTGCTCGTGGCCGTGGGCAGTCGCAGCCTGGA
This genomic interval carries:
- a CDS encoding BlaI/MecI/CopY family transcriptional regulator, with amino-acid sequence MKWHQKLSRRERQVMEILLSCADGATAADIQGRLPQAPSYSAVRALLRVMEEKGLLTHTAEGAAYVYRPVMAADQARASVLRQMLATFFNGSREQLVAALLNEEETKISREELGRLEKLIRQAKREGR
- a CDS encoding glycosyltransferase, with the translated sequence MVRILHVIDSLDLGGAQTALLNLVRNADRTRFHHEVAAMHGEGMFAAAFRAIDVPVHSLAARRWPPAYVLNFPRLLRRGKFDIVHCHLFAANWIAKPLAALFGARCIYHHDQCNDAFRADSPAAVLVDTLTNQLSTRVLAVSRSVEEFALNVEALPPERVTYLPNSVDLAEFRPGTPAERAAARAKLALPAEAFVIGGVGRLTPQKNFGLLLEAAAPVLAERPGTLVALFGSGPEEAMLRERAGDGVRFLGTVADRAAIYHTLDALVLPSRFEGLPMTVLEAMASGVPVLASAVDGVREIATPEMHALLAPSEDAAAFRAALRRIIDDSALRQRLVGTALALMKSRFDARKLAAELEKWYAHDLANP
- a CDS encoding ribonuclease H-like domain-containing protein; amino-acid sequence: MPRDIVYFDLETQRTANDVGGWGNKDRMGMSVGVTYSTALGEYRIYGESQVDDLINQLRRADLVIGYNVINFDFHVLMGYTPLDLPEYLPTLDLMVDVETAIGHRLPLEALAQGTFGVGKTAEGLDAIRWWREGKVMEVAEYCCFDVKVTKMVHEHGVATGELYYVDRFARKQRVEVPWGKSAAAPSAALAA